The sequence below is a genomic window from Flagellimonas marinaquae.
CGGCTAGGAAAATTCTCATGGGTTTAATTGGTCTTTATAACTTTTCAAAATTGTATTGAATTTGGATAAGGTTTCCTCCATGTTGGTTTCGCTCCTTCCGCCTGCGGCGTTGTTGTGGCCCCCTCCGTTAAAATGTTCTCTCGCAAATTCGTTTACGGAAAAATCACCTACCGAACGGAAAGAAATTTTTATGATGCCCTCTTCCCGGTTTTCGATAAAAATCACGGCAAAAACAATACCTTCCAAAGTTAAGCCATAATTTACAAAGCCTTCGGTATCACCTTTTTTAAAATCGTGTTGGTCCAGTTCGTCTTGGGTCAAGGTAATGTAAGCGGTACGGTAATCGGGCAAAATCACCATGTTGCTCAATGCAACGCCCAAAAGGTGCAAACGCGAAGGTGAATTGGTATCAAAAACTTCTTGGTGGATGGCCATATTGTCCGCCCCTTTATCTATAAGGTCAGCTACTACACGATGGGTTTTGCTGGATGTGGAACGGTACTTAAAAGAACCGGTGTCCGTCATTATGCCAGTATATAGATTAGTGGCGATATCTGCATCAATACCGTTGGTCTCCCCTAAAAAATCTATAAAGTTGTATACCATTTCGCAGGTAGAGCTCATGGTCACATCGGAATAGGTAACCTTGGCGTAATCGCTAGGTTGCTGGTGGTGATCGATCATAATAAAATCAGCAGTGGCCTCTTGCAGGGCCGATGCCATTTGTCCAACCCGGGAAAAGTCGTTAAAATCCAAGGTAAAAATTACGGAGGCATTTTCAATGGCTTCTTTGGCCTTTGGGTTTTCCCTTTCAAAATTGATGACTTCGTCGTTCCCCGGCATCCATTTTAAAAATTTTGGATAGTCGTTAGGGGAAACAACACGGACATTGTGTCCTTTGGTCTTTAAAAATCCGCTTAGCCCCAAGCACGATCCCATAGCGTCGCCATCTGGGTTTCTATGGGGTACGATTACGATGTTCTGAGGTTGGGAAAGAATGGATTTTACTGTCGTGATATCCGCTGAATTCATGCGGCCAAATATACAATAATATAATATAGAGGTAACTTGGTTAATGTGTATTTTTGATGGATTAAAATTACTTCATGAAACATTTTCAAATTTTAATGGCCGCGGTAATTCTTTTTGCATCCTGTAAAAAGAAGGAGGAAAAAAAGGATGAAACCGAAGAAACTCCGACCATCGATTTTGTGGTTGCCTTTGGTTCTTGCAATATGTCACAAGAACCAAATCCTTTTTGGGACGATATTTTGGCAGAAAAACCAAATGTTTGGGTCTGGGGCGGCGATATTGTGTACGCGGATACGGACGACGTAGACAGATTGAGAACTATATATGCCATGCAGGATACGGTTCCGGGATATGCAAAATTAAAAAAAGAGGTTCCTATAATCGGAACATGGGACGATCACGATTTTGGTCTAAACGATGGGGGCGCGGAGTTTGCCATAAAGGCAGAGAGTCAGCAAGTGTTTCTCGATTTTATGGGTGTGCCCAAAGAGAGTGAACGGAGAAACCGTGAGGGCGTATATGCGGCGCACGAATACGAGGTAGGGGCTGGAAAAGTAAAAGTGATCGTATTGGATACCCGATATTTTAGAAGCGAACTGCTAAAAAGTGAAGATACCAATAAAAGGTACCGACCAACGATGGATTCCACGGCAACCGTACTGGGGAGTGCACAATGGCAATGGCTGGAAAACGAGCTCAACGAGTCCGATGCCGATTTTAACCTGATTATGTCCAGCATTCAGGTGCTTTCCGGCGAGCATGGTTTCGAATCCTGGGGCAACTTTCCTTTGGAAGTTGAGAGATTGGAGAACATAATTGTACGGTCCGGCGCAAAGGGAGTTATCATTTTATCCGGAGATCGACATATTTCAGAATTCTCAAAAACCGCTGTTTCCGGACTTTCTTA
It includes:
- a CDS encoding alkaline phosphatase D family protein gives rise to the protein MKHFQILMAAVILFASCKKKEEKKDETEETPTIDFVVAFGSCNMSQEPNPFWDDILAEKPNVWVWGGDIVYADTDDVDRLRTIYAMQDTVPGYAKLKKEVPIIGTWDDHDFGLNDGGAEFAIKAESQQVFLDFMGVPKESERRNREGVYAAHEYEVGAGKVKVIVLDTRYFRSELLKSEDTNKRYRPTMDSTATVLGSAQWQWLENELNESDADFNLIMSSIQVLSGEHGFESWGNFPLEVERLENIIVRSGAKGVIILSGDRHISEFSKTAVSGLSYPLIDFTSSGLTHSYASFDGEPNQYRVGEVVSDKSYGIINLNIKKMEAEFKIMGDNGSVLQELKQSY
- a CDS encoding DHH family phosphoesterase, with product MNSADITTVKSILSQPQNIVIVPHRNPDGDAMGSCLGLSGFLKTKGHNVRVVSPNDYPKFLKWMPGNDEVINFERENPKAKEAIENASVIFTLDFNDFSRVGQMASALQEATADFIMIDHHQQPSDYAKVTYSDVTMSSTCEMVYNFIDFLGETNGIDADIATNLYTGIMTDTGSFKYRSTSSKTHRVVADLIDKGADNMAIHQEVFDTNSPSRLHLLGVALSNMVILPDYRTAYITLTQDELDQHDFKKGDTEGFVNYGLTLEGIVFAVIFIENREEGIIKISFRSVGDFSVNEFAREHFNGGGHNNAAGGRSETNMEETLSKFNTILKSYKDQLNP